The proteins below come from a single Miscanthus floridulus cultivar M001 chromosome 1, ASM1932011v1, whole genome shotgun sequence genomic window:
- the LOC136540456 gene encoding uncharacterized protein: protein MGKLTRRARRWWRATTVSAIPQSSCRILCHRARSGVPASSAGRQLLDLRHLLGLSPPPQLVRGQIRHRRVLDPRRQLLNPIRLLGPPPLRQPVRVRGQDQTPPTPRPAPPHRQPAATSLARRLFLSRPNNASSQRSRESGGKTARNSAFSLKPASGEPLPNFEWRRRGALVAGGRRRRRHGGTAPSRTDGGLQSPPGQGQVGSSMQQPTPGRRKHAPGLRGTGPRQQHQHADTAG, encoded by the exons ATGGGCAAACTGACACGACGAGCGCGACGATGGTGGAGGGCGACGACGGTGAGCGCGATTCCACAGTCGTCGTGCCGCATCCTCTGCCATAGGGCGAGATCCGGCGTCCCCGCGTCCTCGGCCGGCCGTCAGCTCCTCGACCTGCGCCACCTCCTTGGTCTGTCACCTCCTCCTCAGCTGGTGCGCGGGCAGATCCGGCATCGCCGCGTGCTCGACCCCCGCCGCCAGCTCCTCAACCCAATCCGCCTCCTTGGCCCGCCGCCTCTTCGTCAGCCGGTGCGAGTGCGAGGGCAAGATCAGACGCCGCCGACTCCTCGACCAGCGCCGCCGCATCGTCAGCCCGCTGCCACCTCCTTGGCCCGCCGCCTCTTCCTCAGCCG GCCCAACAACGCCAGCTCCCAACGGTCACGGGAGTCGGGAGGGAAGACCGCCCGCAACTCCGCGTTTTCTCTCAAACCGGCGTCCGGCGAACCCTTGCCTAACTTCgagtggcggcggcgcggcgccttggtggccggcgggcggcggcggcggcggcacgggggCACTGCGCCATCGCGCACGGACGGCGGACTCCAGTCTCCTCCAGGGCAGGGGCAGGTCGGCAGCAGCATGCAGCAGCCGACGCCCGGCAGGCGGAAGCACGCACCGGGGCTGCGCGGCACCGGCCCGCGGCAGCAGCACCAGCACGCAGACACAGCAGGCTAG
- the LOC136462802 gene encoding expansin-B3-like has protein sequence MATLSSTVVALGALLLLLATCGSFAIPVSFNASDFTADTNWEAARATWYGAPTGSGPDDDGGACGFKNVNLPPFSAMTSCGNKPLFRDGKGCGSCSRT, from the exons ATGGCCACCTTGTCCTCCACAGTAGTTGCACTTGGTGCACTTCTCTTGCTCCTTGCAACGTGTGGCTCATTTGCGATACCGGTGAGCTTTAACGCCTCCGACTTCACCGCCGATACCAACTGGGAGGCTGCTAGGGCCACCTGGTACGGTGCGCCCACCGGCTCCGGCCCTGATGACGACG GTGGTGCCTGTGGATTCAAGAACGTGAACCTGCCGCCGTTTTCGGCAATGACATCGTGCGGTAACAAGCCCCTGTTCAGGGACGGCAAGGGCTGCGGCTCCTGTTCAAGAACGTGA